The following coding sequences lie in one Cucurbita pepo subsp. pepo cultivar mu-cu-16 chromosome LG13, ASM280686v2, whole genome shotgun sequence genomic window:
- the LOC111808211 gene encoding transcription factor bHLH51-like: MECKVLGSIFSLHNGNIQSWRLSFIRGKNGNFKLKRQPYTAKNDFRFDELKAIGHHTNHHQDIKITHIIIIIVVISAINSSSPDATIKTKLRDGFKKTGPASPSASVMEDNWDKPEGLDSSPEPSLRLPWMINPQPSSSTELRIDGFPSFSTPVEGIIGEDRAASASKSHSQAEKRRRDRINAQLATLRKLIPKSDKMDKAALLGSAIDQVKDLKRKAMEASKNMTVPTDMDEVTIDSTMVEDHSRNNIEIKVSVSCDDRPELFTELIQVIKGLRLTTIRADMASVGGRIKSILVLGNKDGEKSVCLNTVQQSLKLVLSRLSSSSSASTYRIRSKRQRFFLPSHYSQ; the protein is encoded by the exons ATGGAGTGTAAAGTGCTGGGCTCCATTTTCAGCCTCCATAATGGAAATATTCA ATCGTGGAGGCTTAGCTTTATCAGAGGGAAAAACGGAAACTTCAAACTGAAACGACAGCCATACACAGCCAAAAATGATTTTCGGTTTGACGAATTAAAGGCTATTGGACATCACACCAATCACCATCAAGATATAAAGATCAcacacattattattattattgttgttattagtGCAATCAACAGTAGCTCTCCAGATGCAACCATAAAAACTAAACTTCGAGACGGATTTAAGAAGACTGGCCCTGCCTCCCCTTCTGCATCAGTTATGGAGGATAACTGGGATAAGCCTGAGGGGCTAGATTCAAGCCCTGAACCTTCTCTGCGTCTTCCATGGATGATTAATCCTCAGCCTTCAAGCTCAACAGAGCTTCGGATTGATGGGTTCCCTTCGTTTTCGACTCCAGTAGAAGGAATTATTGGTGAAGACAGAGCAGCTTCTGCTTCCAAGAGCCATAGCCAAGCGGAAAAGAGGCGTAGGGACAGAATCAATGCTCAGCTTGCAACCCTTCGGAAACTCATTCCCAAATCTGATAAG ATGGATAAGGCAGCTCTGTTGGGAAGCGCGATCGATCAAGTGAAAGATCTGAAGCGAAAAGCAATGGAAGCCAGCAAGAACATGACAGTCCCAACAGACATGGATGAAGTAACTATTGACTCCACCATGGTTGAAGACCACAGCAGGAACAATATTGAGATTAAGGTATCAGTGAGCTGCGACGATCGACCAGAACTGTTCACAGAGCTCATCCAAGTGATCAAGGGGCTGAGGCTCACCACAATAAGGGCTGATATGGCTAGTGTTGGTGGCCGCATTAAAAGCATACTTGTCCTTGGCAATAAAGATGGTGAAAAAAGTGTCTGCTTAAACACTGTTCAGCAGTCtcttaaattagttttaagTCGATTGTCATCGTCGTCGAGTGCTTCAACCTATCGTATTAGAAGTAAACGACAGAGGTTCTTCCTCCCTTCTCATTATTCCCAgtaa